CACGGGATTGAACCCCGCTTTGCGATAGGCGACAAGATGGCAGTCATTGACGATGAATCCGGCGCCAAGTATGCCGATACGAAAGTCTTTTCGGTGAGGCAAGCGGGAATGAATCTTCAGGTCCACGTCCGTTGTTGTGTGTGGTCCGAATCATAGCCGTCTCGTGAGCAATAGACAAGCTGAACGCGGTCGGGATTTTGCCGGTCAGTTTTTGCTTGGAGATCAAGAATCAAGCCCGTTCCGTGTCGGGTCGCGCGTTCAAATCAACACGCACCACCGATAAAAAAATCGCTGGCGATCAGCCGGGATGCCTTCAGCAAGGCGCGAATCTGCCAGCCCGGGCACGCTGGCTTCAAAGAGGGAGTGTTTCGCAGGAAGCACCAAGGTTCGGGATGAAAAGCTGAAGAAGAATTTTGTGCGATAAACTGCCAACTCTCCCCGTGTGCGTTGCCTCTCCATCGGGCTGGGAAGGGGGACGTGTGTTGTCGCGCTCGCGCCGGCGCTCCGATTTTAAGCGGGTGGTGCAGATGCTTGTGTGGTTGATAGACAACGCAGTTCTGCTTGTCCCGTTTCTGGCCACTCTGCGAAATGGTGTTTCGCGTTTGTCAGAACCCGGCCACTGTGCGCCCCGATGTAAGCGGGAAAATCCGGATGTTTGAGATGAAAGTACGCAATCCGCGCTACAAAACGCGAAAAGACCAGCGCGATCGCCATGCTGGTATGGAACGAGCTAGGATGCAGATCGAACAGAACATGAGCAAACGCAAGAAACATTCAGTCTTTCTGAAGGCGCTTATACTTCACGGCGACGCGGAAGGGCGGTCCCTGTTGCAGGAAAAAATGCAACAAGCGGAGCGGGACGAACTATGCGCCTGGCGTGCCTTGTGGCTCGTCAGTCTGTTGGCGGCCTTTTCCTGCTGCGGCATCTGTTATTCGGCCGTGCTGATTCCTGAGTTCTTCCAAAACTCGTCGCACATCGTGGTGAAAATCTTTTCCGGCCTCGGTCTGGCATCCGTGATTTGCGCCATCGGATTTTTATCCTTCTGGCTCTGGTGTCGCGGCGTGCTTAACCGGACACACGAAGATTGCCGACGTTTCGTGATGGCGACGTTGGAGCCCGGCAGCCGCTCTAAATTGTCTGTTCGGGCCGCGGACGACGGCCTCAACACAGGTGCGGCCGACGTCTTCGGAGCGAGGACGGGACTGGTCAGCGCACCGACTGTTCCTACGCATCAGACTTACTCGCAGCTTTTCAGCCTCCGCCGGAGCCATTGAGTTCCTGCAGAAACTGATTTTTCGCCGCCCGTGTTGGCTTAACCGCCCCGCCTTCCTTCTTCGATTTTTTTCGCACGAGTCTATCGATGGTTTCATCGCCGTTGCCTTCGCGTAATCCGCGGGGCACCTTTCTCCTTGGGTGTGTGACCAATTAAAGTGCGGAACCAAAGCGAGCCAGAAGCATCGTAATTACACGGACAGACGAAGCAGACCGGTGTGACGATTTCACCGTCCGCCGGACCGCATGACGGGCGAAATTCCCTCGGCGGAATTGTTTTGCTTCGTCTGCTCGTGGAAGCCTGGTCGGATGAAACTTCAACCAATTGAACAGTCGGAAAGGAGTCTGTCAGCATGAAAACGTTGTTTCGATGCACGTCGGATTTTTGGAAATTGGTGCTCACCGCGATATTGCCCATGGGATTATTGGCAATGGGCGCCGCGGCTCTCGCCGATCACGGCGAGGATGAAGGCGGCGATGATGGTGGCCGGAGGTCACCGTTTCCACTGACCGGATTGGCGCACGGCTACATACAGATCAATCTGGTCGCCGACATTTCCGGACCGGCCCTGAACACGGATACGAATCTGTTGAATCCATGGGGTCTCGGGATCGGTCCAAGAGGGAGTCTCATTGTGGCGGAAAATCACGCGGGCCAGGCGGCATTTTATGGCCCGGGTGGGCAACCCGGCCGAATGTCGATCCAGGTGGATGATGATCCCACTGGTCTTGTCATCAATCATTTCGCGGACGATTTCCTGATCGGCGACGGGACAAACTCGCGTCCGGCCTCGTTGCTGTTCGCCACTGAATCAGGAAAGATTCTTGGTTGGAATGCCAACGTGGACCCGGCCAGCGCGGCCGTCGTCGCGGACAACTCCGCTTCCAACGCCGTTTACAAGGGCATCGCCCTGGCGCGGACACGCGCGGGCGCGATGCTTTATGCGACGGACTTTCACAACGGTAAAGTGGACATGTTTGACAGTTCCTTTCACTGGGTCGGTTCCTTCACGGATTCGACCGTGGACGCCGGCTTCGCTCCGTTCAACGTTCAAAACATCGCCGGCTGGCTGTTTGTCACGTTCGCCAAGCAACTCGGTCCCGACAATGAAGACGACGAGGCGGGGCCGGGCAATGGTTTCGTGGACATTTTCCGGCCGGACGGTCGCCTCGTTCGGCGCTTCGCTTCGCACGGCAGGCTTGACTCACCGTGGGGACTCGCTGTCGCACCGCGGAGTTTTGGCAGGTTTCGCGATACGCTACTGGTCGGCAATTTCGGCGACGGGCGTATCAATGCCTACAGTCTCCGCAACGGAGCGTTCCTCGGTCAGCTTGCGGACGTTCATGGTACGCCGATCCAGATCGAAGGATTGTGGGCATTGCGCTTCGGCCACGACGCCAATTCCGTCCGTGACGATGAAGATGATGACGATCGGGGTGGCAACGCTCTTTATTTTACCGCCGGGCCGGGTGGCGAGGAGCACGGATTGCTCGGCTTGATCGTGCCCGCGCAACGGTTTCGCCACGGAGATTAGAATTCTTCGCCGAGGGGATACGGCTCGGTGGAAGTCTAAAACGTCGGGTCGTCGTGGGTTGGACATCGGCGTGACGGTGAAGGTTTGGTGATAAACGCGAACAAACCGCCGTCACGCCGGGTTTCTGTACGGAGGCTGACAAAGACAGGCCGGACGGTTAAGGTCGCGGCCGCGCATGACGAAACAGGCACCGAGTTTTTTCACGGGGCTCCTTCTCGCATTTCTGTTGATGTTCTTCGCGGCGTTCCTGTTCTATCCCGTCAGCTTCATGTTAAAGGGGGCGTTCGTCAGCGGCGGCAGATTCAGTCTCGAATACTTCGCGCTTGTGTTGAAAAGCCCGCTGGAGCGTGAATCGATCTTTAACAGTTTTGTCATTGCGTTCCTGACGACAGTGACGACGACACTCGTGGCGCTTCCCTTGGCGCATTGGATGACGCGGCTGACCTTTCGGGGAAAAGCGCTCCTCAGCGGGCTGCTGTTGATCCCCATGATTATGCCGCCATTTGTGGGTGCGATTGGACTGTCGCAACTGCTGGCCCGGTTCGGCTCGCTCAACCTGTTCCTGATGAAGCTCGGCCTGTTGGCGCCCGACAAGCCGATTGACTGGCTGGGGCAGGGTGGCTTTTGGGGGATCGTCATCCTCCAGGTGATGAATCTCTACCCCATCATGTTTCTCAATGTCTCGGCCGCGATGGCGAACGTGGATCCCTCGCTGCGCGAGTCGGCGCAAAATCTCGGCGCGCGCGGCTGGCGATTGTTCAGGACGGTCACGCTGCCGTTGATCCTGCCGGGTTATTTCGCCGGCGCGGTCATCGTGTTCATCTGGGCGTTCACCGATCTGGGGACACCGTTGATCTTCGGCTTTTCCCGTGTGGTGCCGGTGCAGATTTTTGACGCGGTCAACGACCTCAACACAAACCCCATGGGCTACGCACTCGTGGTCTTCGTGCTCGCGCTGACCCTGGCGCTCTTTTTCGTCAGCAAACGGTCCCTTTCCGGGCGGCATTACGAGATGATGGCCCGAGGGCACACGGCGGGAGCCGAAGCGCGGGCGACTCCTCGGCAGACGGTTGTCGTTTGGTCTGTGATGCTGGGGGTTATCGGTATCGCACTGTTGCCCCACTTGACGGTCATCGTTCAGTCGTTCTCAGAAAACTGGTTTCTATCCATCTTGCCGGCAAAGTGGACCTCCGCGAACTATTCCGAGGTCTTTGGCCACGGACTGACAGCATCGAGCATCAGGAACAGCCTGCTTTATTCGAGCTTCAGCGCCCTGCTCGATCTGGCGCTCGGTGTGGTGATCGCCTGGCTGCTGACTCGCAAACGGATTCCGTTTGCCGGATTGCTGGACGCACTGGCGATGCTTCCGTTGGCTCTGCCCGGACTCGTGCTGGCGTTTGGCTATGTGGCCGGATTTGACTTCAGGATTTCCTGGCTCAATCCGCGCAACAATCCGTCTTTGCTCCTCGTCGTCAGTTACAGTGTGCGACGGCTGCCCTACATCGTCCGCTCCGCGTACGCCGGCTTCCAGCAAACCAGCATCACCCTCGAAGAAGCGTCGGCAAACCTTGGCGCGTCGCCGTTACGGACCCTGTGCAAGATCACCCTGCCGCTGGTGATGGCAAATCTTGTGGCCGGGACGATCCTCACGTTTTCCTTCGCCATGCTGGAGGTGAGCGACGGACTCATTCTGGCGATGCGTGAAAAATTCTTTCCGATCACGAAAATGATCTGGCAGGTGATGGGGCGGGTTGATCCCAACGCTCCCAGCGTCGCGTGCGCGCTTGGTGTCGTCGGCATGGTCATCCTGAGCGCCAGTTTGCTTGTGGCTGCGAGGATTCTCGGCCGGAAAATGGGCCAACTGTTCCGCGCATGAAGGCAGGCCGGCGCGGGCGTCTTGTCGCCCCCGCGTCATCGCATCGCCTTAAGCTGCCAGCGCGCCACGTAAGGATCGAGTCGAGCGAAAAAAAAGTAGGCCCAGCGTTCCTTGAATTTGTTCCAGAGCGTGCGCGACTTTCGCCACAGCATTCGGTGCACCTGCCGTGAGCGCGAGAGATGGTCCGCGAAAATGTCCCGCGCTTCGGTCACGGTTTGTTCGGCGGTCAGGCGCACGAGCAGTTCATAATTTATGTTCAGGCTGCGCGTGTCGAGGTTCGACGAGCCTGCGTAGGCGACACCGTCCACGACGACCAGCTTCGTGTGGAGAATTTGCGGTTCGTATTCATAAATTTCCACGCCCGCGCGGAGCAGTCGCTGAAAGAGGCTGCGTGCGGCCAGTTGCATCAGCGGCACGTCGGATTTGCCGGGCAGGATCAACTGCACGCGGCCGCCGCGCCGCGCCACATGCATGAGCGCGCGGCGCAACCGCAAGGGTGGCAGAAAATAGGCCGCGACGATTTGTACGGTCCGCGCGTGAACCAGGTCTCTTCGCAATGCCAGCTTGATCGGGCTCCGGCCGCGGCCCGGCCCGCTCAACAACAATTGCCCCGCGGGCTCCGACGTATTTTGTCGAACGGGCCTCCTGCGCAGACGGATGAAGCGTTTGTGTTTGAAATCGGCGCGGGCGAACATGTCATCGAAGGAGGCGGACAGTTCCTGCGCGAGCGGGCCGGTGACTTGCAGGCCGAGATCGCGCCAGCCGCGCGTGATCCCGTCGCCCTGCCACTCGGGCGCGATGTTGAAGCCGCCGATGATGGCCGACTCTTCGTCGCACACCAGCAGCTTGCGATGGTTGCGGATGTTGAAGCGCTTGAGCGCGATCGGATTGAACCAGCGCATGTCGCCGCCGGCCTTTCGCAGTGGCTCCCAGAAACTGTCCGTCAGTGTGATCGACCCGAACGCGTCAACGAGGGCCTGCACCCGGACGCCACGTCGGGCGGCGCGCACCAGTTCGTCTCGAAAACTCTGGCCTAATCGCCCGGAACTGAAAATGTACATCTCCAGTTTAAGGAAACTGCGGGCGGCGGAAATGGCCGCCAACATTGCGGCGAAGGCATCGTCACCGGTGCGCAACCAGCGAAACCCGATGGCTTCGGACGATGACATGGTCGCGAGAGTACCGGGCCGGTTGGGAATTGCAATCGGTGGCTAAACAATCCTTGGTCGGAGCGGGACAAGATTTGCGCACGCTTATTTGAAGCGAGCAAATGGACGCGATCTCTTCTCCATTTATCGTCTGTGCGTCATGAATTTTGGCGGTGACGTCTTTTCGGAGGACCGTTTGGCGCGTTGGTTCGCGATCCGTCCTGGTTTTGGTTGATTCGATGTTGTGCGCGCGGCGCCTGTGAAACCGCCGGTCACAGACGTCGCGACTCCGCAAACCTTGCCCGCCATGTCAGATTTTCCCCTCCAAAAGCAGTCTGAGGACGTGCCGGTGGCAATGAGGCTCGTCCTCGGGGCAGTGACAAAGCAATGTCATCGGCTGGCGTCGGGCCAATTCCTGGAGCAGACGGAGAGTAAACTTCTGGCCGTGATTCCTGATTGTCTTGTTTCGCAGGTCAACTCCACCGCCTTCAAACAGTTCCGCGCGATAACGACGGCTGAACTCGGCCCATGTGACGGCGCCGGACTGGAACTGGCGAAGCAGCCGTTCGCTCGGGCCGAGATTGGCCATCCACACATCGTAACGATTCGGAGGCAGCCCCCGACCGCGAAGTCGGCTGGCCAGGATGCGCAGGCCGTCTGTTTGCGGCTCAATCGGCGAGTGCACCGATTTGGTGCGGACCTTCAGGATTGATTTCGGGGCGGGCATATCACAGGTCGTGGTCGAAAACCCGGTTCAGGACCGATGGACGGAAAGCTTGCGGTGTGGCGCGGCCACCGCTGGCTTTTTCAACACCGACAAACGATTGATTCATTATCGTCCAGAACAATGTCTGAAAATCGACCCTCTGAACAGCACTGACAAATTGTTGAGTTACCCGTTCGCCGCATTGCCCGCGCTAAGAATTCGGGGTTGCCGGTCTGATTCCACCGACCGCGCGAATTTGTCAACCTGACCGGCTTCAAATCAGTTCCTTCACCGGGTCACGGTCGTCCAGCAGGTACTGCGGACGGCCATTGTGGTCGGGAAGTGTCGCCGAGGGATCGATGCCCAGCACATGGTAGAGCGTGGCCAGAATGTTCTGGGGAGTGTAAGGACGGGTGACAGGATACTCGCCGCCAGAATTGGTGGCACCGACGAATTGTCCCATCTTCAGCCCGCCGCCTGCGAACAGCACGCAGCCGGCAGCCGGCCAGTGATCGCGTCCGCCGAATTTATTGAGCCGGGGCGTGCGCCCGAACTCGCCCCACACGACCACGCACACGTCCTCGTGCAGACCGCGCTCGTGCAGGTCGGTGATCAGCGCGGACAGGCAGTTGTCATAAAGTGGCAGAAGCGAGCGGTATGATTCGAAGATCGTGGGCAGGCCATCCGCGCAATGGTGATCCCACAGGCCCACCTGCATTGAGACAAACGGCACCCCGGCCTCTACGAGACGGCGCGCCCGCACGAACGCTTCCCAGTCCCAGGCCACCGGGCTTGGTGAATGGGAATACATGAATTTATTGCCGCCGGACCGGTAACGATCCAACGTCTCGGCCTTCTCGTCGCTCAGGTCGAACGCCCGGCGTGTCCGGCCACTCGTCAACATGTCCAAAGCCTGTCCCGTGAAAGCGTCGAATGCCTTCATTTCGCCGCTGGCATCCACGTCTCGCCGCAGCGTGTCCAACTGGGTAAGCAGTTCTTTTCGGCTCTTCAACCGCGACAAGTCCACCTGCCGGTTCAACTCCAGGGTCCGCAATCCGCGGTTGTCGGGCACGAAGGCGCGGTGCTGCGCGCCGACCCAGAGCGGTTGCTCCGCTTCTGCGATCTCCTGGTCATCCCCCTTAAGGCTTACAAATTTTGGCAGCTCGAGGTTGGGCCGCGGAGCCAGACGGCTGACATACGATCCGAACGAGGGTCGGCGGTCCCGTTTGGGAAAGCCGGTGAATATTTCGATCCGTTGGTGGTCCGGTTCCTGCCACGTCGCGCTCCGCACCACTGCGAACTTGTCCGCGATCCTCGCCTGTCGCGGCAGCAATTCGCTGATTTCCATGCCCGGCACGTTGGTCTTGATCGGCCGGAACTCTCCCCGGATCTCCGATGGCGCGTCCGGCTTCAGGTCGTAAGTGTCCACATGGCTGGGTCCGCCGCCGAGGCAAATCATAATGACCGATTTTCCGCGGCCCCCGGGAGTCACGGCGCCTTGTGCCTGGAGACGCAGTAAGTCCGGCAGCGCCAGCCCACCCAACGCCAGACTCCCGGCTTTTAGAAAACTGCGGCGCGAGAGACCGTCGCAGAACTGCTCAGGACCACCGTGGAAAAAGGTCAGCATGGCCGCAGAGAGCATACCCCCTGACCGGAATCCGGACAACAAGAAGTCATCAAAAAAAGCGCCCGTGTTGTCTGGTGAGGCCTTGTTGTTCGTTTGACGGGTTCCGACTCGGCCCTGCCGGCTTCACGGACTGTTCGTCCACATCCGGGTCATTGTCAGGCCAGCGCTTCCCGACAAAATTTGATGGCGCGCGCAATTTCGGTCATGCGATCCGAACCCGGTGGAATCTTGTATTCAAACTCGATCGTGCCCTGGATGTTCCAATGGTTGTCCCGGATCAAGCGAAGCACTTCCACAACCGGAGTGTCCCCTTCACCAAATGGTGTGTTGGGACCGTCGTGCATTTTCCGGTCTTTGAGATGCACGTGGGTAATGCGGTCGTGATTTTTGGTGATGAACGGGACCGGAGAGATATTGTTGCCGGCGACGAAGTGTCCAAGGTCCACGTTCGCGCCGTTATGTTTCGCGAAGGAAAACGCCCGCTCCCAGTGCTCGGGTTTCGTGGTGGCGTGGCCGTGATAACCGACCATCAACTGATGCGCGTCAGCAAACCGCCCGAGGCGTTGAAGTTCTTCGTCCAGGGTTGAGATCTCGGTCGAAATGGCCCGTCCGCCCAGCGCCCTGGCCAGCGCGAAGACGTAATCGAGTTCGTCGTCGGTCATCTTGAATATCCCGTCCACCTTGACGATCTCGATGCGCACGCCCGCGGCTTCATACTTTTTCCGGAACTCCGCGACGCGACTCATCGGCGCGGTCTTGCGCCATTGCGCCAGTTGTTCGGCGTTTGCTGCCGCGCTGCCAGAGTCCTGGGTCTTTTTCGGACGGATGAGGTCCATTGGCACACCCAGATACGCTTCCACGGGCTGGGTTCGCAATTCGACGGCGCTGAGGCCGAGCCGAAGGCAGTTTTTGAGGATGTCATCCCCGCTCATAAGCGGCTCGGCGAAGCTGTAGGGTACGTTCAAGCCGAGTTGGACGCCGGCCACCTTCGAGTCCGGTTTCGCCGCGCCGATTGCCGTCGATTGAGCGGCGTAGAGCCGGCCCATGACGGATTCCCAGGCCGCACCGGTCAGAGTCGCCAAAGACAGTTTGGCGAACTCGCGCCGGGTACAGGCCAGCGAGACCGTGGACGGTCGTTTGTTCCGGACGCTCGGGGTCAGGTCCGATGATTGCTTTTCGTGATGGCTCATAATCGGCAAATTTAGGCCGCCGCAGGCGGGAGGAAAGCGTATTTTCCATGACCGGGTGTCCGGACCAAACCGCGTTTCACCCGGAATCGCTCCACCTCACCTGGCCGGGAGGTCATTTCTCACGTCGGTCCACTGCAACGTCCCGTGGGCCTCGATGGCCTGGACCAGCATTTCGAGCCAGTAGCAATCGCCTTTTCCCGTGGGAACGCTTCGCGTGTAGCCGCGCAATGTGGCGGCGTCGGCCAGAACCAGCCATCGCTCCAAGGGAGCAATCATGCCGACGGCTTCCGGGGACAGTCCAACGCTTTCATCGCCGGTCCAGCGGCAGAAGTAGGGCGCCTGCACCAGCCACCAAAGAGGGAATCGTCGTTTGCCCTCTTCATGTCGCCGAAGCGCCGCGTCATGAACGTGGTCGTGCAGGTAACGTCCAATCTCCGGCGAAATATTCAGGAACATTTCGCCATGATAGAGTGCGCGGGCGTTTGCGGTGCGCGGCGTGTAATATTCACGGTAATAACCGGACCGGCAGAGGTTTTCAACGGTGGCAAAGTTCGTCCCGGCCTGGAGCTGCGCGCTCAAATTGCCCAATGCCTCCCCGCGAATTTCAGCGTCGTGAAATTTCTCGGCAAGGCGCGCCATCGCAATATGCGCGCCCATCGTTCCATACAAATTGCCCTGGCTGGCCCGTCGCGTGTAGGCCATGCGGATCTCGGGCCACCTGGACTGAACCAGGGCCCGGTCGCCGCTCCTGAATCCGTAGAGCCACAGACCGTAGAGCGTGTGCAACGCAGGGCGGTTCATGCCAAACTTCACGTCCGCGCCCCACACGCGATCCATCGGATGCAGTTCCCGTCTCGCGCCAACGTCGTGTGGCATGGGATACTCGCCCCAGGGAGCGAAGCGGCGGTCTTCCAGCTCGGCTGCGACGTAGCGGCGGACGGCGGCTTGTTGTCCGGCATCGAGGTGCGGGTAGGCCCAGGCCAGCGTGGTGATGATGCGGCCGGGTTCCTGATACACGAAATGCGATTCCACCGGCGATGGCATCAGGTCCCCGTAGCGACAGTTCAACGGCGCCAGATGCCCTGCGTCGAGGACGGCCTGAATTTCCTCCCGAAGCTCCTGCACCAGGTCGTCGGCCCCTTTGATGTTGCCAACCACCGGAAACTCCCACGCGTAACGGTCGAAGTCGATTTCTTGCGCCAGACCGCGCGACGCGGGCGGCAGCCAGCAACCCAGCATGACAACAACCGCCCGCGTGAATGTCGCGCAAATTCTCATGGCTCGTGCTCGAGGGCGGAGACGCAGAAGCGTTCGGCGAAATAAACATGGTCGCCGGCGATGACCGCCGCGGTGCGGCCTTCAAAGTTGCTTTGCGATACGACCGTGCCGGACCCTTCTTCAACCACGGCGTTCGGCGTTGCTGTTTGTAGCGCAGGCCGGTTAAAGTAAACGACATCGGCTCCGAAATTACCGCCGTCTTCGTGGCGGACCCGCGCCGAGACGTGATGATGTTGGGTGTCACTCAGCCGGATGTTCTGTGTGCCACGAAACGCCTGGCGAAGCCAAAGGTAATCACCACCCACGCTCATTGCGTAAAGGTTGTCCGATTCCGGTCCCGGCCACATATTCGAGAGCCGTCCGTTGT
The window above is part of the Candidatus Angelobacter sp. genome. Proteins encoded here:
- a CDS encoding sugar phosphate isomerase/epimerase, with product MSHHEKQSSDLTPSVRNKRPSTVSLACTRREFAKLSLATLTGAAWESVMGRLYAAQSTAIGAAKPDSKVAGVQLGLNVPYSFAEPLMSGDDILKNCLRLGLSAVELRTQPVEAYLGVPMDLIRPKKTQDSGSAAANAEQLAQWRKTAPMSRVAEFRKKYEAAGVRIEIVKVDGIFKMTDDELDYVFALARALGGRAISTEISTLDEELQRLGRFADAHQLMVGYHGHATTKPEHWERAFSFAKHNGANVDLGHFVAGNNISPVPFITKNHDRITHVHLKDRKMHDGPNTPFGEGDTPVVEVLRLIRDNHWNIQGTIEFEYKIPPGSDRMTEIARAIKFCREALA
- a CDS encoding iron ABC transporter permease encodes the protein MTKQAPSFFTGLLLAFLLMFFAAFLFYPVSFMLKGAFVSGGRFSLEYFALVLKSPLERESIFNSFVIAFLTTVTTTLVALPLAHWMTRLTFRGKALLSGLLLIPMIMPPFVGAIGLSQLLARFGSLNLFLMKLGLLAPDKPIDWLGQGGFWGIVILQVMNLYPIMFLNVSAAMANVDPSLRESAQNLGARGWRLFRTVTLPLILPGYFAGAVIVFIWAFTDLGTPLIFGFSRVVPVQIFDAVNDLNTNPMGYALVVFVLALTLALFFVSKRSLSGRHYEMMARGHTAGAEARATPRQTVVVWSVMLGVIGIALLPHLTVIVQSFSENWFLSILPAKWTSANYSEVFGHGLTASSIRNSLLYSSFSALLDLALGVVIAWLLTRKRIPFAGLLDALAMLPLALPGLVLAFGYVAGFDFRISWLNPRNNPSLLLVVSYSVRRLPYIVRSAYAGFQQTSITLEEASANLGASPLRTLCKITLPLVMANLVAGTILTFSFAMLEVSDGLILAMREKFFPITKMIWQVMGRVDPNAPSVACALGVVGMVILSASLLVAARILGRKMGQLFRA
- a CDS encoding TIGR03118 family protein, translating into MKTLFRCTSDFWKLVLTAILPMGLLAMGAAALADHGEDEGGDDGGRRSPFPLTGLAHGYIQINLVADISGPALNTDTNLLNPWGLGIGPRGSLIVAENHAGQAAFYGPGGQPGRMSIQVDDDPTGLVINHFADDFLIGDGTNSRPASLLFATESGKILGWNANVDPASAAVVADNSASNAVYKGIALARTRAGAMLYATDFHNGKVDMFDSSFHWVGSFTDSTVDAGFAPFNVQNIAGWLFVTFAKQLGPDNEDDEAGPGNGFVDIFRPDGRLVRRFASHGRLDSPWGLAVAPRSFGRFRDTLLVGNFGDGRINAYSLRNGAFLGQLADVHGTPIQIEGLWALRFGHDANSVRDDEDDDDRGGNALYFTAGPGGEEHGLLGLIVPAQRFRHGD
- a CDS encoding DUF488 family protein, which codes for MPAPKSILKVRTKSVHSPIEPQTDGLRILASRLRGRGLPPNRYDVWMANLGPSERLLRQFQSGAVTWAEFSRRYRAELFEGGGVDLRNKTIRNHGQKFTLRLLQELARRQPMTLLCHCPEDEPHCHRHVLRLLLEGKI
- a CDS encoding gfo/Idh/MocA family oxidoreductase; the encoded protein is MDLKIHSRLPHRKDFRIGILGAGFIVNDCHLVAYRKAGFNPV
- a CDS encoding DUF1501 domain-containing protein → MLTFFHGGPEQFCDGLSRRSFLKAGSLALGGLALPDLLRLQAQGAVTPGGRGKSVIMICLGGGPSHVDTYDLKPDAPSEIRGEFRPIKTNVPGMEISELLPRQARIADKFAVVRSATWQEPDHQRIEIFTGFPKRDRRPSFGSYVSRLAPRPNLELPKFVSLKGDDQEIAEAEQPLWVGAQHRAFVPDNRGLRTLELNRQVDLSRLKSRKELLTQLDTLRRDVDASGEMKAFDAFTGQALDMLTSGRTRRAFDLSDEKAETLDRYRSGGNKFMYSHSPSPVAWDWEAFVRARRLVEAGVPFVSMQVGLWDHHCADGLPTIFESYRSLLPLYDNCLSALITDLHERGLHEDVCVVVWGEFGRTPRLNKFGGRDHWPAAGCVLFAGGGLKMGQFVGATNSGGEYPVTRPYTPQNILATLYHVLGIDPSATLPDHNGRPQYLLDDRDPVKELI
- a CDS encoding phospholipase D-like domain-containing protein; its protein translation is MSSSEAIGFRWLRTGDDAFAAMLAAISAARSFLKLEMYIFSSGRLGQSFRDELVRAARRGVRVQALVDAFGSITLTDSFWEPLRKAGGDMRWFNPIALKRFNIRNHRKLLVCDEESAIIGGFNIAPEWQGDGITRGWRDLGLQVTGPLAQELSASFDDMFARADFKHKRFIRLRRRPVRQNTSEPAGQLLLSGPGRGRSPIKLALRRDLVHARTVQIVAAYFLPPLRLRRALMHVARRGGRVQLILPGKSDVPLMQLAARSLFQRLLRAGVEIYEYEPQILHTKLVVVDGVAYAGSSNLDTRSLNINYELLVRLTAEQTVTEARDIFADHLSRSRQVHRMLWRKSRTLWNKFKERWAYFFFARLDPYVARWQLKAMR